Genomic segment of Haloterrigena gelatinilytica:
TAACGCACTGCGAGCCGTTCCAGTCGCCGACCGTGAACCGATCCCACTCGACGAACCGGGCGGCTCGGAGTTTGCTCTCGATCCATCGGCGGTTTTCGATCTGTTCAGTACCGTCTGTCTTGTTACTCAATTCCGACCACCTCGATTGTCGTGATCATGTCAGCACCGCCGTTCTCTCTGCGGATTTCCGGCCCCATCCGACGGCAGTAGCTCACTCGGTAGATTACACCGCCGGACTCGAGTTCGATGTACGCCTCTTTCCGGTCGTGGTAGCCGACCTTGAGTTCGGGCGTCGAAGCCTGAGACGGGTCGCTGGCGTTGAATCGAACCAACACACCCGGCTCGAGTGACCGAAGAATCGAGTCGTAAGCTCCGCAGTCCTCCGGGTGTTCCATACCGCTCATACAGACGCCACCTCGCTTGGATCGATGTGGTCAAACCAGTGCGCCAACGCGAGTTTTCCAGACGCGGTATTGAGCCACTCGTTCACTTCGTCACTTGTCCGGGGATGGTCAAGTTCGATGATAGCGACGGCGTCACCGATCTTGACGAAGCCCTCCGTCTCCTCGCACAGTCTGTGCCAGTTCGGTTGGTGACCATCCATGATAACTCGCTTACCGGGCTCTCTGCCGAACCTCTCCGCAGTCTCGTTGAACTCAAGGACAGAGACGTAGTCGTACGTCTCTTCACGTTCAGTGTCGCTCATCTATCGACACCCTCCGCCTCTACATAGCGATCCTGCTGCATATCCGCGAACCAGCCACAGTCTTCGTGTGGGCATCGCTCGGGAAGTTCCGACGGCGGCCCGTAGGCGACGTGTCCACACTGATACTGGCGGTTGATCGACGCCTGTTCAGGGTGGTCGGCAGCGATGTTCAGAACGTAGTCTCCGGGGCCGCCTTCTTCGTGGCAGACGACGTGTTTGAACCGTTCGTCGGGTGTTTTGTAGTAGTTCGGCGAGGTCGTGTCGATCGGCCCGCTGCACTCCTCGCAGCAGTCAGTACCGAATTTCGATTTCACGTCTCCCATATCAAATAGCCACTATCTCCAACGCCATATACTTTGCTGATAGCAAAGTCAATAGCCTTGCTATCACAAAGCTACTTGTATCGGGAACGCGTTAGCTATTAGAAACTCCATGAGCAAACAGCAACACGTGCCGTTGGAAGCCGACGATCTCGACAGCTTAGACCGTGCGATTCTCGACTACTTACAAGAAGGACGCGATGAGGGCGAACCGTGGGGTATCGCCACGCCTGCGGTCGTTCGTGCTGCTCTCGAGGACGGCGACTTCGGGGATGTCCCTGTTCGCCAAACAATCAACAACCGTATGCGGAAGCTCGAGTTAGCCGGCCACCTCCGGAACCGACACGACAAGGGCGAATACGTCTTCGTCTCCGATCCACGTGACGATTGATATAACTCTCACTGATCCCTACCTTTTTACATTCCGTTCGAGAATCGAGAGTTAGCACGACCGTCGAAAACCCTCCGGCTGGAACCGGAGAGCGTCGTGCTGCCCACAATGACAGCACTCGAACCTAACGAAACCGGGATGCAAAACTCTGCTGCTGCGCAGAGTCAGCCACCGGAACAGACAACAGTATTGTCTCTTCAGAAGATCAACTCTCTCCTCGAGCGCATATTCGGCGGCCTGAGTCCGTCGGCTTCGGAGACGAACGACCCCAACGAACTCGATCCTCGAGTCCACCTGAGTGTGGACACCGCGATCGACCTGCTTTCGAACCGTCGTCGTCGGGAAATCATCCTCCAGATACAAGCTCTCGCACCGAGTGAGTGCTTGACCGTGGATGCTCTCGCTCACCTCCTCGGCGCGATGGAAGAGGACTGTAATCCGGATGAGGTCTCGGAAGAAAAGCTCTCGAGCATCACGACCAGCCTCGTTCATCGGCACCTCAGTACACTGGACGGCCACGACGTCGTCGAATACGACCGCGATGCCCAGACCGTTCGGTGCGGCAAATCAGTTAGTGGTCTCTGCTACCTGATCGCCACGATCTCGGCGAGGTGCGGCGAGTAGGCGCGGGCGCGTCCCACTTAAATTTTGGTCGGAAAGCGTTTAAGTCACCCTTGCTGACTAGTCGGCTAGGTGCCCACGCTAGCCGGAGACCATGTGTCTACGCTCATCGATTCCGTCGATGTTGATAGCTGCAAGTTCAGCTATACCGAGACGCAGGTAGACGGCACTGAAACTCGCCACGTCCACACGACGGACGACTATGCTGAGCCGTCCGACCCGATCGGCGTGGCGAACCAGGTCACAACGCAGCTCGAGGACGGCGAGACGCTCCTCGATGCTGTCCGGCAGACGCAACTGTACCAGGAGTTCGACGACCCGTACTGGAACGACCACCCGAAGGTCTACGACTTCCAGACCATGCTTCGGACGTTCCTGTACGCTGAACTCCGTGGGTTCGCCCACCGCTCACATATCTCCGAGTTCCTCGACGACAACACGAACACCGCTCTCGACCTCGGATTCGAGTTCGAAGACGGTACACTCGAGGTTCGAACCCCACACCAGACCGTCGTCAACGAGTGCTGGAACGACCGGTTCAACGGCGACGTTCAGGAGTACATCACGGAGACTGTTTCACACGTACACGCGTGGGCGCTCGAGAACCGGAAGCTGCTCGAGGCGTCTGAACTGGAGGTGCCCAACGAAGACGACGAGGACGACGACCTGTCGAAGGACGAAATCCGGCGCATCATGAACGAACTGATGCGCCATATCTGTCCGAACCTCTCGTTCGACCGGGACGAAACCAGCATCCACAGCGACAACATCTTCTTCGAGGTGCTGGCCCACTGTGCCTTCTCTGGCAGCAGCGTCTACGGCGGT
This window contains:
- a CDS encoding MarR family transcriptional regulator, with product MSKQQHVPLEADDLDSLDRAILDYLQEGRDEGEPWGIATPAVVRAALEDGDFGDVPVRQTINNRMRKLELAGHLRNRHDKGEYVFVSDPRDD
- a CDS encoding DUF7344 domain-containing protein produces the protein MTALEPNETGMQNSAAAQSQPPEQTTVLSLQKINSLLERIFGGLSPSASETNDPNELDPRVHLSVDTAIDLLSNRRRREIILQIQALAPSECLTVDALAHLLGAMEEDCNPDEVSEEKLSSITTSLVHRHLSTLDGHDVVEYDRDAQTVRCGKSVSGLCYLIATISARCGE